One genomic region from Rosa rugosa chromosome 1, drRosRugo1.1, whole genome shotgun sequence encodes:
- the LOC133736743 gene encoding pentatricopeptide repeat-containing protein At3g61520, mitochondrial-like, with amino-acid sequence MAKRTNHLCTNPNSDPNQPPQDDDSLITQVLRPNEKDWNFDQLHTLLFPNSTSPSPHSLFLITRRLDAPSKALKFFNYVSENVAGTPRGSKALLSSAFQALLELTLREPTSKKKLFELYKMAKDRNVPLNLKAAGLIVLSMGAAGMEDEALTVFNELHLGLKTTHIRNVVIGMLLKIGRVDDALKVLDEMLHPGPEAKFRVPAMLNRKVGIAWDVLHDVMKMGGAVEASSCNALLTALGRGNDFKRMSELMAKMEEMGIKPDVITFGILINLLCKSRRIDATLEVFEKMSGGVKGVSAEPDVIVYNTLIDGLCKVGRQEEGLRLWIPICLFVIERRDE; translated from the exons ATGGCGAAGCGAACCAACCACCTCTGCACCAATCCCAATTCCGATCCGAACCAACCACCCCAAGATGACGATTCCCTCATAACCCAAGTCCTCCGACCCAATGAGAAAGACTGGAACTTTGACCAACTCCACACCCTCCTCTTCCCCAACTCAACCTCTCCTTCTCCTCACTCCCTTTTCCTCATCACTCGCCGCCTCGACGCTCCCTCCAAAGCCCTCAAATTCTTCAATTACGTCTCCGAAAACGTGGCCGGAACCCCTCGAGGATCCAAGGCTTTGCTCTCCTCCGCATTCCAGGCCCTTCTGGAGCTCACATTGCGGGAGCCCACCTCGAAAAAGAAGCTCTTTGAGCTTTACAAGATGGCCAAGGACCGGAATGTCCCGCTGAATCTCAAGGCCGCAGGTCTGATTGTTCTGTCCATGGGCGCGGCTGGGATGGAGGACGAGGCTCTCACAGTGTTTAACGAGCTTCATTTGGGGTTGAAAACTACTCATATTCGCAATGTGGTGATTGGGATGTTACTGAAGATTGGGCGAGTAGATGATGCACTGAAGGTGCTCGACGAAATGCTTCACCCAGGGCCAGAAGCGAAGTTTCGGGTACCGGCGATGTT GAATAGGAAGGTTGGTATTGCTTGGGATGTTTTACATGATGTCATGAAGATGGGTGGTGCTGTAGAAGCTTCTTCGTGCAATGCGCTTTTGACAGCTTTGGGAAGAGGTAATGATTTTAAGAGGATGAGTGAGCTTATGGCGAAGATGGAAGAGATGGGCATTAAGCCCGATGttataacttttggtattcTTATTAATCTGTTATGCAAGTCTAGGAGAATAGATGCTACCTTGGAGGTTTTTGAAAAGATGAGTGGAGGGGTAAAGGGGGTTTCCGCTGAACCAGATGTGATCGTCTATAACACTCTGATTGATGGACTTTGCAAAGTGGGAAGGCAGGAAGAAGGATTGCGTTTGTGGATTCCGATCTGCCTTTTTGTGATAGAAAGGAGAGATGAGTAG